A single region of the Neotabrizicola shimadae genome encodes:
- a CDS encoding HD domain-containing protein has translation MTDRLEAQFAFLNEADRLKSVLRATTLCDASRPENSGEHSWHLALYALVLADQAGPGVNIDRVIRMLLLHDLVEIDVGDVPIHSQNGTAHGSAETQAAEARAAERIFGLLPGDLRDDLRALWEEFEAAETPDAVFAKSLDRVQPVMQNLACGGGTWATYDVTFDQLESRVGVKIARGAPRLWDWVRCKVRPWFG, from the coding sequence TTGACCGACCGGCTGGAGGCGCAATTCGCCTTTCTGAACGAGGCCGACCGGCTGAAATCTGTGCTGCGCGCAACGACGCTTTGCGACGCATCGCGGCCCGAGAATTCGGGCGAGCATTCCTGGCACCTGGCGCTTTACGCGCTGGTGCTGGCCGATCAGGCGGGTCCGGGCGTGAACATCGACCGGGTGATCCGCATGCTCTTGCTGCATGACCTGGTCGAGATCGACGTGGGCGACGTGCCGATCCATTCGCAGAACGGCACCGCCCATGGCAGTGCCGAGACGCAGGCTGCCGAGGCACGGGCCGCCGAACGCATCTTCGGGCTGCTTCCCGGTGACTTGCGTGACGATCTTCGCGCGCTGTGGGAAGAGTTCGAGGCTGCCGAGACCCCGGACGCGGTCTTTGCCAAGAGCCTCGACCGGGTGCAGCCGGTAATGCAGAACCTCGCCTGCGGCGGAGGCACCTGGGCCACCTATGACGTGACCTTCGACCAGCTGGAAAGCCGTGTCGGCGTGAAGATCGCCCGCGGCGCACCGCGTCTGTGGGACTGGGTGCGGTGCAAGGTGCGGCCCTGGTTCGGGTAA
- a CDS encoding YitT family protein, whose product MADTNATVKHSRLDDVQGMALGIFFSALGLHVLTQVGLITGQTAGIAVILSYLTGWSFGAVFFVINLPFYALAWKRLGTEFTVKSLISVTSVSLLTGFLPAHFAISHLSPALGAVIFGSLTGMGLLALFRHNGSLGGLGVLALLAQDRFGFRAGYVQLIADAIIFSLALLLFPVERVMWSVLGAVVLNLVITFNHRRDRYIAT is encoded by the coding sequence ATGGCCGATACGAACGCAACCGTGAAACATTCCAGGCTGGACGATGTGCAGGGCATGGCCCTGGGCATCTTCTTTTCCGCGCTTGGCCTGCATGTGCTGACCCAGGTCGGCCTGATCACCGGGCAGACGGCGGGCATCGCGGTGATCCTGTCCTATCTGACCGGCTGGTCCTTCGGCGCGGTGTTCTTCGTCATCAACCTGCCGTTCTACGCGCTCGCCTGGAAGCGCCTGGGGACCGAGTTCACGGTGAAATCCCTGATCTCTGTCACCTCGGTTTCGCTTCTGACCGGGTTCCTTCCGGCCCATTTCGCCATTTCGCACCTGTCGCCCGCGCTTGGGGCCGTGATCTTTGGCAGCCTGACCGGCATGGGCCTGCTGGCGCTGTTCCGGCACAATGGCAGCCTGGGTGGGCTTGGCGTGTTGGCGCTTCTGGCGCAGGACCGGTTCGGGTTCCGGGCGGGTTATGTGCAACTGATCGCGGATGCCATCATCTTCTCGCTGGCGCTGTTGCTGTTTCCGGTCGAGCGCGTGATGTGGTCGGTGCTTGGGGCGGTGGTGCTGAACCTCGTCATCACCTTCAACCACCGGCGCGACCGCTATATCGCGACCTGA
- the typA gene encoding translational GTPase TypA: MELRNIAIIAHVDHGKTTLVDELLKQSGAFREGQAVSERAMDSNDIERERGITILAKCTSVEWNGTRINIVDTPGHADFGGEVERILSMVDGVCLLVDAAEGPMPQTKFVTSKALALGLRPIVVLNKVDKPDAEPDRALNEVFDLFANLGANDEQLDFPHVYASGRSGWADMELDGPRKDLSALFDLIVRHVPAPAQIASEGEPFRMLATTLSADPFIGRILTGRVEAGRLTAGTTIKALNRNGERLEQFRVSKILAFRGLGQQPIDEAVAGDIVTIAGMTKATVADTLCALEVDAALPAQPIDPPTITVTFGINDSPLAGRDGTKVQSRVIRDRLMKEAEQNVAIKIADTPGGEAFEVSGRGELQMGVLIENMRREGFELSISRPRVIFRDIDGVRHEPVEEVIVDVDDDYSGAVIDKLTGERKGDLVEMKPAGVGKTRIIAHVPSRGLIGYQGQFLTDTRGTGVLNRIFHGWVPHKGPIQGRRQGVLISTENGVSVAYALWNLEDRGRMFIGPQEQVYEGMIIGEHSRDNDLEVNPLKGKKLTNVRASGTDEAVRLTPHVKMSLEEAIAYIDDDELVEVTPKIIRLRKRLLDPHERKRDSRKE; encoded by the coding sequence ATGGAGCTTCGCAACATCGCCATCATCGCGCATGTCGACCATGGCAAGACCACCCTCGTCGATGAACTGCTGAAGCAGTCGGGCGCCTTCCGCGAAGGCCAGGCCGTTTCCGAACGCGCCATGGACTCGAACGACATCGAGCGCGAGCGGGGCATCACGATCCTGGCGAAGTGCACGAGCGTCGAATGGAATGGCACGCGCATCAACATCGTCGACACCCCCGGCCACGCCGATTTCGGCGGCGAGGTGGAGCGGATCCTGAGCATGGTGGACGGTGTCTGCCTGCTGGTCGATGCCGCCGAAGGCCCGATGCCGCAGACGAAGTTCGTGACCTCCAAGGCGCTGGCGCTTGGCCTGCGTCCGATCGTCGTGCTGAACAAGGTCGACAAGCCCGATGCCGAGCCCGACCGGGCGCTGAACGAGGTGTTCGACCTGTTCGCCAACCTGGGCGCAAATGACGAGCAACTGGACTTCCCGCATGTCTATGCCTCTGGCCGGTCCGGCTGGGCCGACATGGAACTGGACGGGCCGCGCAAGGACCTGTCGGCGCTGTTCGACCTGATCGTGCGCCATGTGCCGGCGCCGGCGCAGATCGCCTCGGAAGGCGAGCCCTTCCGGATGCTGGCGACCACGCTGTCCGCCGACCCTTTCATCGGCCGCATCCTGACGGGCCGCGTCGAGGCCGGCCGGCTGACCGCCGGCACCACGATCAAGGCGCTGAACCGCAACGGCGAGCGGCTGGAACAGTTCCGGGTGTCGAAGATCCTCGCCTTCCGCGGCCTTGGCCAGCAGCCCATCGACGAGGCGGTGGCGGGCGACATCGTGACCATCGCGGGAATGACCAAGGCCACCGTGGCCGACACGCTTTGCGCTCTGGAGGTCGATGCCGCCCTGCCCGCGCAGCCGATCGACCCGCCGACCATCACCGTGACCTTCGGCATAAACGACAGCCCGCTGGCGGGACGTGACGGAACCAAGGTGCAGTCGCGCGTGATCCGTGACCGGCTGATGAAGGAAGCCGAGCAGAACGTCGCCATCAAGATCGCCGACACGCCCGGCGGCGAGGCGTTCGAGGTTTCGGGCCGCGGCGAGCTTCAGATGGGCGTCCTGATCGAGAACATGCGCCGTGAGGGGTTCGAGCTTTCGATCAGCCGTCCCCGCGTGATCTTCCGCGACATCGACGGGGTGCGGCACGAGCCGGTGGAAGAGGTCATCGTCGATGTGGACGATGATTACTCGGGCGCCGTGATCGACAAGCTGACCGGCGAGCGGAAGGGCGATCTGGTCGAGATGAAGCCCGCAGGCGTGGGCAAGACCCGGATCATCGCCCATGTGCCCTCGCGCGGGTTGATCGGGTATCAGGGCCAGTTCCTGACCGACACGCGGGGCACGGGCGTGCTGAACCGGATCTTCCACGGCTGGGTGCCGCACAAGGGGCCGATCCAGGGGCGTCGTCAGGGTGTGCTGATCTCGACCGAGAACGGGGTATCGGTGGCCTATGCGCTGTGGAACCTGGAAGACCGGGGCCGCATGTTCATTGGCCCGCAGGAGCAGGTTTACGAGGGCATGATCATCGGCGAGCACAGCCGGGACAACGACCTGGAAGTGAACCCGCTGAAGGGCAAGAAGCTGACCAACGTGCGGGCCTCTGGCACGGACGAGGCGGTGCGGCTGACCCCGCATGTCAAGATGAGCCTGGAAGAGGCCATCGCCTATATCGACGACGATGAACTGGTCGAGGTCACACCCAAGATCATCCGGCTGCGCAAGCGGCTTCTGGACCCGCATGAGCGGAAGCGGGACAGCCGCAAGGAGTGA
- a CDS encoding NADP-dependent isocitrate dehydrogenase has product MSKIKVANPIVEMDGDEMTRIIWDFIKKKLILPYLDVDLLYYDLGIEERDRTNDQITIDAAMKTKEVGVAVKCATITPDEARVEEFGLKEMWKSPNGTIRNILGGVIFREPIICKNVPRLVPGWTKPIVVGRHAFGDQYKATDFRFPGKGVLTLKYVGEDGTVIEKEVFKAPGAGVVMGMYNLDQSIMDFARSSMNYGLMKGWPVYLSTKNTILKAYDGRFKDLFQKVFDEEFADQFKAAGITYEHRLIDDMVASALKWSGGYVWACKNYDGDVQSDTVAQGFGSLGLMTSVLMTPDGKIVEAEAAHGTVTRHYREHQKGKATSTNSVASIFAWTGGLKHRAKLDGNEALMRFATTLEKVCVQTVEDGYMTKDLALLVGPDQKWLTTMGYLEKVDEYLNKALAA; this is encoded by the coding sequence ATGTCGAAGATCAAGGTAGCCAATCCCATCGTCGAGATGGACGGCGACGAGATGACCCGGATCATCTGGGACTTCATCAAGAAGAAACTGATCCTGCCCTATCTCGACGTTGATCTTCTGTACTACGATCTGGGCATCGAGGAGCGTGACCGCACCAACGACCAGATCACCATCGACGCCGCGATGAAGACCAAGGAAGTCGGCGTCGCGGTGAAATGCGCCACGATCACCCCCGACGAAGCGCGTGTCGAGGAATTCGGCCTGAAGGAAATGTGGAAGTCGCCGAACGGCACGATCCGCAACATCCTGGGCGGCGTGATCTTCCGCGAGCCGATCATCTGCAAGAACGTGCCGCGCCTGGTGCCGGGCTGGACCAAGCCCATCGTCGTGGGCCGTCACGCCTTTGGCGACCAGTACAAGGCCACCGATTTCCGCTTTCCCGGCAAGGGTGTGCTGACGCTGAAATACGTGGGCGAAGACGGCACGGTGATCGAGAAGGAAGTGTTCAAGGCCCCCGGTGCGGGCGTGGTCATGGGCATGTACAACTTGGACCAGTCGATCATGGACTTCGCCCGGTCGTCCATGAACTATGGCCTCATGAAGGGCTGGCCGGTCTATCTTTCGACCAAGAACACCATCCTCAAGGCCTATGACGGCCGCTTCAAGGACCTGTTCCAGAAGGTCTTCGACGAGGAATTCGCCGATCAGTTCAAGGCTGCCGGCATCACCTATGAACACCGCCTGATCGACGACATGGTGGCCTCGGCGCTGAAATGGTCGGGCGGCTATGTCTGGGCCTGCAAGAACTATGACGGCGACGTGCAGTCCGACACGGTGGCGCAGGGCTTCGGTTCGCTTGGGCTGATGACCTCGGTGCTGATGACGCCCGATGGCAAGATCGTCGAGGCCGAGGCGGCGCACGGCACAGTGACCCGCCACTACCGCGAGCACCAGAAGGGCAAGGCGACCTCCACGAACTCGGTCGCCTCGATCTTCGCCTGGACCGGCGGCCTGAAGCACCGCGCCAAGCTGGACGGCAACGAGGCGCTGATGCGCTTTGCCACCACGCTGGAAAAGGTCTGCGTGCAGACCGTGGAGGACGGCTACATGACCAAGGACCTGGCGCTGCTGGTCGGGCCGGACCAGAAGTGGCTGACCACCATGGGCTATCTGGAAAAGGTGGACGAATACCTGAACAAGGCGCTGGCCGCCTGA